A genomic region of Zea mays cultivar B73 chromosome 6, Zm-B73-REFERENCE-NAM-5.0, whole genome shotgun sequence contains the following coding sequences:
- the LOC103630630 gene encoding probable WRKY transcription factor 24 gives MENLPLLGGIRQQPNTQLATATCLAAPQPEQHACRDATTTTSLVVPAMSFPPAAVDWASLLLPRSTSGGANELESGGGIAETVAGSSASATTAGEGDNNKTGKAGRGGGRGKKKASRPRFAFQTRSEDDVLDDGYRWRKYGQKAVKNSAFPRSYYRCTHHTCEVKKQVQRLAKDTSIVVTTYEGVHNHPCEKLMEALSPILKQLQLLSQLQSCTNQLL, from the exons ATGGAAAACTTGCCGCTCCTTGGAGGCATCCGGCAGCAACCAAACACTCAGCTGGCTACTGCTACGTGCCTCGCTGCGCCGCAGCCGGAGCAACATGCGTGCAGGGatgcgacgacgacgacgtctCTCGTCGTTCCGGCCATGAGTTTCCCGCCGGCTGCCGTGGACTGGGCGTCGCTGCTTCTCCCGCGCAGCACGTCGGGGGGCGCGAACGAACTGGAGAGCGGCGGCGGTATCGCTGAAACGGTGGCCGGGAGCAGCGCTAGCGCGACGACGGCAGGAGAGGGGGATAACAATAAGACCGGAAAGGCCGGGAGGGGCGGCGGCAGGGGGAAGAAAAAGGCGAGCCGACCACGGTTCGCGTTCCAGACGCGGAGCGAGGACGACGTCCTCGACGACGGTTACCGGTGGCGGAagtacgggcagaaggccgtcaaGAACAGCGCGTTTCCAAG GAGCTACTACCGGTGCACGCACCACACGTGCGAGGTGAAGAAGCAGGTGCAGCGGCTGGCCAAGGACACGAGCATCGTGGTGACCACGTACGAGGGCGTGCACAACCACCCGTGCGAGAAGCTCATGGAGGCGCTCAGCCCCATCCTCAAGCAGCTCCAGCTCCTCTCGCAGCTCCAGTCCTGCACTAATCAACTCCTCTGA